A window of the Microvirga terrae genome harbors these coding sequences:
- a CDS encoding NUDIX hydrolase produces the protein MNREPQIRRVSRVEAFCRPFDWKWPGQNRDFITENWKRRTAGKPQMFNGRVLLLQDVQFEQDLCRNIYFEVDYADFVAWIDRGYPDPAIANGFAMGALRGSDGAFICGVMGNGTTNAGRVYFAAGTPDLSDLRPDGTVDLATSLTRELAEETGLADGDYRVDDEWIIVQRWPTIALLRMVTLPVTAEEGAATIRANIAAQPEPELQDVRIVRGRADIDPERMPLFLQSFFGWAFDQR, from the coding sequence GTGAACCGAGAGCCTCAGATCCGGCGCGTCTCCCGCGTCGAGGCGTTCTGCCGCCCGTTCGATTGGAAATGGCCCGGGCAGAACCGGGACTTCATCACGGAGAACTGGAAGCGCCGCACCGCGGGCAAGCCGCAGATGTTCAACGGGCGGGTGCTCCTGCTTCAGGACGTCCAGTTCGAGCAGGACCTGTGCCGCAACATCTATTTCGAGGTCGACTACGCCGATTTTGTTGCCTGGATCGACAGGGGTTATCCGGACCCCGCCATCGCCAACGGCTTCGCCATGGGAGCGCTGCGCGGCTCGGACGGGGCTTTCATCTGCGGGGTGATGGGGAACGGCACCACCAATGCGGGTCGTGTCTATTTCGCCGCCGGGACACCTGATCTATCCGACTTGAGGCCTGACGGCACGGTCGATCTCGCCACAAGTCTCACGCGCGAGCTGGCCGAGGAAACGGGCCTCGCCGATGGCGATTACCGCGTGGACGACGAATGGATCATCGTCCAGCGCTGGCCGACCATCGCTCTCCTGCGGATGGTGACGCTGCCGGTCACGGCGGAGGAGGGCGCGGCGACGATCCGAGCGAACATCGCGGCCCAGCCCGAGCCCGAGCTGCAGGATGTGCGCATCGTCCGCGGGCGGGCGGATATCGACCCCGAGCGGATGCCGCTCTTCCTGCAATCCTTCTTCGGCTGGGCCTTCGATCAGAGATAG
- a CDS encoding PhzF family phenazine biosynthesis protein produces MSRRFVTLDVFTSERFAGNPLAVVLEAEGLDTAGMQRIAKEFNLSETVFVLPPSEPRQRADIRIFTPARELPFAGHPTVGTAVLLALLDQNGEPGAAAFGLKEQVGIVPCAVEVQGATSGTARFRLPRLPFVWGEGKDSATCAWALGLDPTDIGFDRHVPSRHSAGVAYDLVPVSSLEALAKSKPQGEAFDKAFGDSDHPAPYVYARIPEADGLRFRARMFGLGMGIAEDPATGSAAAAFAGALMQCEPLGDGEHNIVIEQGVEMGRPSEIVLQMVIKDGALASAEIGGSAVMVSRGEILA; encoded by the coding sequence TCCCGTCGTTTCGTCACTCTCGATGTCTTCACGTCCGAGCGCTTTGCCGGAAACCCTCTCGCGGTTGTCCTGGAGGCCGAGGGACTGGACACCGCGGGCATGCAGAGGATCGCCAAGGAGTTCAATCTCTCGGAGACGGTCTTCGTCCTGCCCCCGTCCGAGCCGCGCCAGCGCGCCGACATCCGCATCTTCACGCCCGCCCGTGAACTGCCGTTCGCGGGACATCCCACCGTGGGAACGGCGGTGCTTTTGGCGCTTCTCGACCAGAACGGCGAACCGGGCGCCGCAGCCTTCGGGTTGAAGGAGCAGGTCGGCATCGTTCCCTGCGCCGTCGAGGTGCAGGGTGCCACGAGCGGCACGGCGCGGTTCCGTCTGCCGCGCCTGCCCTTCGTGTGGGGCGAGGGCAAGGATTCTGCGACATGCGCTTGGGCGCTCGGTCTCGATCCGACCGACATTGGTTTCGACCGGCACGTTCCGAGCCGCCATTCGGCAGGTGTCGCCTATGATCTCGTGCCGGTTTCGTCTCTCGAAGCGCTGGCGAAGTCCAAACCGCAAGGCGAGGCTTTCGACAAGGCCTTCGGCGACAGCGATCATCCGGCGCCGTATGTCTATGCTCGGATCCCTGAGGCTGACGGCCTGCGGTTCCGCGCCCGCATGTTTGGTCTGGGAATGGGCATCGCGGAAGACCCGGCGACAGGCTCCGCGGCGGCGGCCTTCGCGGGCGCGCTCATGCAATGCGAGCCCCTGGGCGACGGCGAGCACAACATTGTCATCGAGCAGGGCGTCGAGATGGGGCGCCCGAGCGAGATCGTCCTTCAGATGGTGATCAAGGACGGTGCCCTCGCGTCGGCCGAGATCGGCGGCTCGGCCGTGATGGTGAGCCGCGGCGAGATCCTGGCGTGA
- a CDS encoding 2-isopropylmalate synthase — MTASVSGSSKDRVLIFDTTLRDGEQCPGATMTLEEKLEVAELLDTMGVDIIEAGFPIASNGDFEAVALIAKQVKQATVAGLARAISADIARAGEAVRHAARPRIHTFVSTSPIHLAHQMRKSEEEVLEIITKTVTQARNLIEDIEWSAMDATRTPIDYLCRCVEAAIKAGATTINLPDTVGYATPDEYRAMFRAVRERVPSADKAIFSAHCHNDLGLAVANSLAALEGGARQIECTLNGIGERAGNAALEEVVMAIKTRGDVLPFETGIEATMLMRASKLASAATSFPVQYNKAIVGRNAFAHESGIHQDGMLKNAQTYEIMTPESVGVSKTSLIMGKHSGRAAFRNKLEELGYSLSDNQFQDAFERFKELADRKKHVYDEDIEALVDQNIAMAHDRIKLVSLHIVAGTRGPQRATMRLQVDDRIVIEEQEGNGPVDATFNAIKALVPHEAVLELYQVHAVTEGTDAQAEVSVRLSADNRSVTSRAADPDTLVASAQAYLGALNKLMSRGARLHAQHAAE, encoded by the coding sequence ATGACCGCTTCCGTATCCGGCTCCTCCAAGGACCGCGTTCTGATCTTCGACACGACCCTGCGCGACGGCGAGCAATGCCCGGGCGCCACCATGACCCTGGAGGAGAAGCTCGAGGTTGCGGAACTGCTCGACACGATGGGAGTCGATATCATCGAGGCGGGCTTCCCCATCGCGTCCAACGGCGATTTCGAGGCTGTCGCGCTCATCGCCAAGCAGGTGAAGCAGGCCACCGTGGCCGGACTCGCCCGCGCCATCTCGGCGGATATCGCCCGCGCCGGCGAGGCTGTGCGCCACGCGGCCCGTCCGCGGATCCATACCTTCGTATCGACCTCGCCGATCCATCTGGCGCACCAGATGCGCAAGTCGGAAGAGGAGGTCCTGGAGATCATCACCAAGACTGTGACCCAGGCGCGCAATCTGATCGAGGACATCGAGTGGTCGGCCATGGACGCCACCCGGACACCAATCGACTATCTGTGCCGCTGCGTGGAAGCGGCCATCAAGGCCGGCGCCACCACCATCAACCTGCCCGACACGGTGGGTTATGCGACCCCGGACGAGTACCGGGCTATGTTCCGGGCCGTGCGCGAACGCGTGCCGAGCGCCGACAAGGCCATCTTCTCCGCCCATTGCCACAATGATCTGGGCCTTGCCGTCGCCAATTCCCTGGCGGCCCTGGAGGGCGGCGCCCGGCAGATCGAATGCACCCTCAACGGCATTGGCGAGCGCGCCGGCAATGCGGCCCTCGAGGAGGTCGTCATGGCGATCAAGACTCGTGGCGACGTGCTCCCGTTTGAAACCGGCATCGAGGCCACCATGCTGATGCGCGCCTCGAAGCTGGCATCGGCCGCCACGTCCTTTCCGGTGCAGTACAACAAGGCCATCGTGGGCCGGAACGCCTTCGCCCATGAGAGCGGCATCCATCAGGACGGCATGCTCAAGAACGCCCAGACCTATGAGATCATGACGCCCGAGAGCGTCGGCGTGTCAAAGACGTCCCTGATCATGGGCAAGCATTCTGGCAGGGCGGCCTTCCGCAACAAGCTGGAGGAGCTGGGCTACAGCCTGTCCGATAACCAGTTCCAGGATGCCTTCGAGCGGTTCAAGGAACTCGCGGACCGCAAGAAGCACGTCTATGACGAGGACATTGAAGCCCTGGTCGACCAGAACATCGCCATGGCCCACGACCGCATCAAGCTGGTCTCTCTCCACATCGTGGCCGGAACCCGTGGTCCGCAGCGCGCCACCATGCGTCTCCAGGTCGACGATCGGATCGTGATCGAGGAGCAGGAGGGCAACGGACCCGTGGATGCCACCTTTAATGCCATCAAGGCCTTGGTGCCCCACGAAGCGGTGCTGGAACTCTACCAAGTGCATGCGGTGACCGAGGGAACGGACGCCCAAGCTGAGGTCTCGGTCCGTCTCTCGGCCGACAACCGCAGCGTGACCTCCCGCGCGGCCGACCCCGACACCCTGGTCGCCTCGGCCCAAGCCTATCTGGGCGCGCTCAACAAGCTCATGAGCCGGGGGGCGCGCCTGCACGCCCAGCACGCAGCGGAGTAA
- a CDS encoding FdhF/YdeP family oxidoreductase yields the protein MNDEPKIEPYPGPAGGWGSLRSVETILSREGRLLSGNAILLKQNKPDGYACVSCAWAKPAEPRTFEYCENGAKATAWELTTKRVTPEFFAKHTLSELRTWSDHDLEEAGRLTHPMRWDAASDTYKPVTWAHAFREIGQELKGFDPRQVVLYASGRASLETSYMWALFARLYGTNNLPDSSNMCHESTSVALPQSIGVSVGTVILDDFEKTDCILFFGQNVGTNSPRMLHPLQEAAKRGVPIITFNPLKERGLERFTNPQAPTEMLTGSETRISSQYHQVKIGGDIAALMGMAKILIEADDRAREVGGKPVLDHAFIAEHTHGFEEFARAARQASWPELERQSGLPQATLEAAAAAYAQANAVIGIYGMGLTQHKAGVENVQMLVNLLLLRGNIGRPGAGICPVRGHSNVQGQRTVGIAEKPELVPLDKLKEQYGFEPPRWKGTTTVEACEGILKGEMKAFVALGGNFVRAAPETAALEKAWTRLRLSVQISTKLNRNHLIPGEISYILPCLGRIEIDEQETGPQAVAVEDSTACIHGSKGVAKPASSDLLSEPRIVAEIAKATLPVNDKVPWDEWVADYALVRDAIEETYPEDFRAFNKRMWKPGGFHRPIAARERRWKTKTGKANFIVPQSLEEDLGTAEKDPDIFKLMTVRSNDQFNTTVYGYYDRFRGVRGTRMVLFMNPNDVAKLKLNEGDLVTLTTAVDDGVVRQVSGLRVTPYEIPEGCCAAYYPECNPLIPVWHHADHSKVPAAKSIPIRIAPMQERQPEAAE from the coding sequence ATGAATGATGAGCCGAAGATCGAACCTTACCCCGGGCCTGCAGGGGGGTGGGGGTCCCTTAGATCCGTGGAGACGATCCTGTCCAGGGAAGGCAGGCTCCTCAGCGGCAACGCGATTCTGCTCAAGCAGAACAAGCCGGACGGCTATGCCTGCGTGAGTTGCGCCTGGGCCAAGCCCGCCGAACCCCGCACCTTCGAGTATTGCGAGAACGGTGCCAAGGCCACGGCCTGGGAGCTGACCACCAAGCGGGTAACGCCTGAGTTCTTCGCCAAGCATACCCTTTCCGAATTGAGAACCTGGAGCGATCACGACCTCGAAGAGGCCGGACGCCTGACGCACCCCATGCGCTGGGATGCGGCGTCGGATACCTACAAGCCGGTGACTTGGGCGCACGCGTTCCGCGAGATCGGCCAGGAGCTGAAAGGCTTCGATCCGCGTCAGGTGGTGCTCTATGCCTCCGGCCGCGCTTCCCTCGAGACCTCCTACATGTGGGCGCTGTTCGCTCGGCTCTACGGCACCAATAACCTGCCGGATTCCTCCAACATGTGCCACGAGAGCACCTCAGTGGCGTTGCCCCAGAGCATCGGTGTTTCGGTGGGGACCGTCATTCTCGACGATTTCGAGAAAACCGACTGCATCTTGTTCTTCGGCCAGAACGTCGGGACGAACAGTCCGCGCATGCTCCATCCGCTCCAGGAAGCGGCGAAGCGCGGGGTGCCGATTATCACCTTCAATCCTCTGAAGGAGCGCGGGCTCGAACGTTTCACCAACCCTCAGGCGCCGACTGAAATGCTGACGGGCTCGGAAACGCGGATCTCGTCGCAGTATCATCAGGTGAAGATCGGCGGGGATATCGCGGCCCTCATGGGCATGGCCAAGATCCTGATCGAAGCCGACGATCGCGCCCGGGAGGTCGGCGGCAAGCCCGTGCTCGACCATGCCTTCATCGCCGAGCATACCCATGGCTTCGAGGAGTTCGCGCGCGCTGCACGCCAGGCGTCCTGGCCTGAACTGGAGCGCCAGTCCGGCCTGCCGCAGGCGACACTGGAAGCGGCCGCAGCCGCCTATGCTCAGGCGAACGCAGTCATCGGCATCTACGGCATGGGGCTGACCCAGCACAAGGCCGGGGTCGAGAACGTGCAGATGCTCGTCAATCTGCTCCTACTGCGCGGCAATATCGGCAGGCCGGGAGCCGGGATCTGCCCGGTGCGCGGCCATTCCAACGTGCAAGGACAGCGTACGGTCGGGATTGCGGAGAAACCCGAGCTGGTGCCCCTCGACAAGCTGAAGGAGCAATATGGGTTCGAGCCGCCGCGCTGGAAGGGAACCACGACGGTCGAGGCCTGTGAAGGCATTCTCAAAGGCGAGATGAAAGCCTTTGTGGCGCTCGGCGGAAACTTCGTGCGGGCTGCGCCGGAGACGGCAGCGTTGGAGAAGGCTTGGACGCGCTTGCGCCTGTCGGTGCAGATCTCGACGAAGCTCAACCGCAACCATCTCATCCCTGGTGAGATTTCCTACATTCTCCCATGTCTCGGGCGCATCGAGATCGATGAGCAGGAGACCGGGCCCCAAGCCGTTGCCGTCGAAGACTCGACGGCCTGCATCCACGGATCGAAGGGCGTGGCGAAGCCCGCAAGCTCCGATCTCCTGTCGGAGCCGCGCATCGTCGCGGAGATTGCAAAGGCGACGCTCCCGGTGAACGACAAGGTGCCCTGGGATGAATGGGTGGCCGATTATGCCCTCGTCCGCGACGCGATAGAGGAAACCTATCCGGAGGATTTCCGCGCTTTCAACAAGCGAATGTGGAAGCCGGGCGGATTCCACCGCCCCATCGCGGCGCGCGAGAGGCGCTGGAAGACGAAGACGGGCAAGGCCAACTTCATCGTCCCTCAGAGCCTGGAGGAGGATCTCGGGACCGCCGAAAAGGATCCCGACATCTTCAAGCTTATGACCGTACGCTCCAACGATCAGTTCAACACGACCGTCTACGGCTACTACGACAGGTTCAGAGGCGTCAGGGGCACCCGCATGGTGCTCTTCATGAATCCGAATGACGTCGCCAAGTTGAAATTAAATGAGGGCGACTTGGTCACTCTCACGACGGCCGTCGATGATGGCGTCGTGCGACAGGTGAGCGGATTGCGCGTGACTCCTTACGAGATCCCGGAAGGCTGCTGTGCCGCGTACTACCCTGAGTGCAATCCGCTGATACCGGTCTGGCACCATGCGGATCACAGCAAGGTGCCGGCGGCGAAATCGATTCCGATCCGTATCGCCCCGATGCAGGAACGGCAGCCGGAGGCAGCGGAATGA